In a genomic window of Diabrotica undecimpunctata isolate CICGRU chromosome 2, icDiaUnde3, whole genome shotgun sequence:
- the Vps60 gene encoding charged multivesicular body protein 5 translates to MNRLFGKGKPKEPGPSITDVISGVDQRAEGVEKKINALENDLRKFRDQMSKMREGPAKNAVKQKALRILKQKKMYEGQLENLRGQSFNMEQANFAHQALKDTQVTVVAMRDGMKEMKREFKKINLDDIDDVQDELADMLEQADEVQEALGRTYNTVEVDEDELAAELDALGDEMALDDDQSYLDNVLNAPEAPSTKPEAAAIGNKGTKDTVPVDEFGLPQLK, encoded by the exons atgaatCGTTTATTCGGAAAAGGGAAGCCAAAAGAACCAGGTCCAAGTATAACTGACGTTATATCAGGG GTGGATCAAAGAGCTGAAGGTGtagagaaaaaaattaatgcCTTAGAAAATGACTTGCGTAAATTTAGAGATCAAATGTCCAAAATGCGAGAGGGGCCTGCCAAAAATGCTGTTAAACAGAAAGCCCTCAGGATTCTCAAACAGAAAAAGATGTATGAAGGTCAGCTAGAGAATTTAAGAGGCCAGTCCTTTAACATGGAGCAAGCTAACTTTGCACATCAAGCATTGAAAGATACTCAAGTAACAGTAGTAGCTATGAGAGATGGTATGAAAGAAATGAAAAGGGAGTTTAAGAAGATTAACCTTGATGATATTGAT GATGTACAAGATGAATTAGCTGATATGTTAGAACAAGCCGATGAAGTGCAGGAAGCATTGGGCAGAACCTACAATACTGTGGAGGTAGATGAAGATGAACTGGCCGCAGAACTGGATGCCTTAGGAGATGAGATGGCTTTGGATGATGATCAGAGCTACCTGGATAATGTTCTCAATGCCCCTGAAGCACCTTCTACTAAACCAGAAGCAGCTGCTATTGGAAATAAAGGAACCAAG gatacggTACCAGTTGACGAGTTTGGGTTGCCACAGCTGAAGTAG
- the Lipt2 gene encoding octanoyl-[acyl-carrier-protein]:protein N-octanoyltransferase LIPT2, mitochondrial has protein sequence MGRQLVKLLQVGKIKYGCGLHLQQHFVQLHKTTTENQNTLIIVEHPHVYTTGIRDSKYSQSEEEKLKQKGAEFYRTNRGGLITYHGPGQLVAYPILNLHYFSPRIHWYIDKIEKTILNLCNKFKLEAELLGDRGVWIKDKKICSVGLHGSRYITSHGFALNCNPDLSWFDHIVPCGIEGKGVTSLSQELGREVTIAETLPVLLESFKEVFEVDLIDYPEEEAGYIQKTFVK, from the exons ATGGGAAGACAACTTGTTAAACTTCTACAGGTCGGTAAAATAAAATATGGTTGTGGACTACACTTACAACAACACTTTGTTCAGCTTCATAAAACGACAACAGAAAATCAAAATACTTTGATTATTGTTGAGCACCCTCATGTGTATACAACAGGAATTCGCGATAGCAAATACTCACAAAGTGAAGAAGAAAAGCTTAAGCAAAAAG GAGCTGAATTTTATAGAACCAATAGAGGTGGTCTAATAACATACCATGGACCTGGACAACTAGTGGCATATCCCATTTTAAACTTACATTATTTCTCTCCAAGGATTCACTGGTATATTGATAAAATTGAAAAGACAATCCTCAATTTGTGCAACAAATTTAAATTGGAGGCTGAACTGCTTGGGGACAGAGGTGTGTGGATAAAGGAcaaaaag ATTTGTTCTGTTGGACTTCATGGGTCCCGTTACATTACATCACATGGTTTTGCCCTAAATTGCAACCCCGATCTCTCCTGGTTTGATCATATAGTACCATGTGGAATTGAAGGAAAGGGTGTTACAAGTCTCAGCCAAGAACTGGGTAGAGAAGTAACAATTGCAGAGACTCTACCAGTTTTGCTGGAAAGTTTTAAGGAAGTCTTTGAGGTAGATCTCATTGATTATCCTGAAGAAGAGGCTGGTTATATCCAAAAGacttttgttaaataa